In Daphnia pulex isolate KAP4 chromosome 7, ASM2113471v1, one genomic interval encodes:
- the LOC124196738 gene encoding uncharacterized protein LOC124196738, producing the protein MASPAFVPIRHRLAIAALLSLVVLAVASIEIDDSPSAGLLTSSGRENPIAPPAILPVTDAPTTTGNSSTTVQLPLTNDQVRWAVDLAVSRLAGSDTSRVFNGKLAQFVSPATRDRAAAALVAEEVIRILAQSWSVSSADIRKRLGGTQLAGTQLSESCPEKKTHTCQPQKFRHASAFCNNVQNPTWGSSDSTYGRLVSSSYSDGISQVRLAVTGKPLPSPVKIADTIHAPKKTSNGYLTTLSGVWAEFVQNDISRPVSYVDLGVEGQCCSGTETNTATCISTHEENKCTSYSRTVAVLNRKCELGAREQMNGATAFLDASTIYGNSLDAANQLRTFEGGLMRTSFGDLLPVDHSCDLSNSNGNASDCVESGDARVNESPALMVLHTLFVRQHNRLATKLARVNAMWDDETLYQETRRLVTAQIQHVTYREFLPAVLGENLAENLKLTPKLAGHFLGYDSDAYPGSLEAAASAALSFSLAMLPAKFETFTMTGDKSGEMATNATGHLNAQQAEELLYGLVSTMSRRVSLHIAKDVRRSTNGMDKVVEILMRGRDHGLPGYTAWRQFCGLSPIRNFTDLSDIVSSTNIVLLASVYSHVSDIDLFTGGLAETPLKGAVVGPTIGCILAHQFSLLRKSDRFWYENDVPPSSFSREQLQEIRKTSLAGIICQNFEMIKSMSPKVFHERDNFLNSPIPCDMMVDIELSPWVSDSPAMQVPDDLLRQSIQRALIDISLRRENEKLLFQTNKGANPKSPLGIASAFSRASPAAIFMSNTSLLLEYASEEFINHLEQPKYGRVKRQLNGLLGNLFGRLTRPLSQGLNNVDVTRFVQPAAAPNVCRNNEETLPCDNTSPFRKFGGWCNNLRNPTFGKTLTPFNRLLAAGYDDGIARPRWRSVTNQPLPSPRLISVVVHQDVSNMHRRYTMMLTYFGQFLDHDVSLTPISRGFQDAILNCRDCDSPTNVHPECWPIPIPSNDPFFPKVNLQTGRPVCMSFTRSLPGQQRLGAREQMDMNTAYLDLSHVYGQTPCESQRLRAFSGGRMNITISPFRGRDLLPQTSRLAECQAASGLCFDAGDSRATENPGLSVLHTVMVREHNRIAGQLQTFNRQWDDERLYMTSRKITGAIWQHVIYNEYLPRVLGWNAINLYGLNLLTEGFYEGYDSNCNAGIFNEFSTAAYRFGHSLVRPFFPRVDASFQEKTPILLRAGFFNSEMLMEVQAIDELVRGLFVSPMENLDQFVTGEITNHLFEAKTVPFSGFDLAALNIQRGRDHGLRPYNEYRAACNLKRATTFEDLSREMTAQVIERLKQVYASVDDIDLWTGGLTETPLQGGLVGPTFACVIGNQFRSLRRCDRFWYENGNQAGRFTEAQLAEIRKVALARLLCENSDTIGEVTRSVFDLPHNFLNPRVPCRSLPPLDLTPWREQESANCVVLGKTIALGASSLVSPCTSCTCTAEGPQCQSLRVNCQQLLTDVGRDAILADSVCRVQCAFLVNPAPAAPAPPPAQPAPQRPPQQQQGGPPPRQPQRGARLLPNLLNLFG; encoded by the exons ATGGCGTCGCCAGCCTTCGTACCAATCCGgcacag GTTGGCTATCGCGGCGCTGCTGTCGCTAGTTGTACTGGCCGTCGCCTCCATCGAGATTGACGACAGCCCATCCGCTGGACTCTTGACTTCATCCGGACGTGAGAATCCCATCGCCCCGCCGGCCATTCTGCCCGTCACAGACGCCCCAACGACGACAGGCAATTCTTCCACGACCGTCCAGCTGCCCCTGACTAATGACCAAGTGCGCTGGGCCGTCGATTTGGCCGTTTCACGCCTGGCTGGCTCCGACACTTCGC GTGTCTTCAACGGAAAGTTGGCCCAGTTCGTCAGTCCGGCCACTCGTGACAGGGCCGCAGCGGCGCTGGTCGCCGAAGAAGTCATTCGCATCCTAGCACAAAG CTGGTCGGTGAGTTCGGCCGATATCCGCAAACGATTGGGTGGCACCCAGCTGGCCGGTACCCAACTGTCGGAGTCTTGTCCCGAGAAGAAGACGCACACCTGCCAACCCCAAAAGTTCCGTCACGCGTCCGCCTTCTGCAACAACGTGCAGAATCCAACCTGGGGCAGTTCAGACTCGACTTACGGCAGACTCGTCTCGTCGTCTTACAGTGATG GGATCAGTCAAGTCAGACTGGCCGTTACTGGCAAACCCTTGCCGAGTCCAGTGAAAATTGCCGACACCATTCACGCCCCGAAAAAGACCAGCAATGGCTACCTCACCACTTTGTCCGGCGTCTGGGCTGAATTCGTTCAAAACGACATTTCCAGGCCCGTTTCTTATGTCG ACCTGGGCGTGGAAGGGCAGTGTTGCTCCGGGACGGAAACCAACACGGCCACCTGCATTTCGACTcacgaagaaaataaatgcacGTCCTACTCGCGAACGGTGGCCGTCTTGAACAGGAAATGCGAATTGGGAGCCCGAGAGCAAATGAACGGAGCCACGGCTTTCCTGGACGCCTCCACCATCTACGGCAACAGCCTGGACGCGGCCAATCAATTGCGGACCTTCGAGGGCGGATTGATGCGGACGAGCTTTGGCGATTTGCTGCCGGTGGACCACAGTTGCGATTTGTCCAACAGCAACGGAAACGCCAGCGATTGCGTCGAGTCGGGCGACGCCAGAGTCAACGAGAGTCCGGCCTTGATGGTCCTCCACACGCTCTTTGTCCGCCAGCACAACCGGCTGGCCACCAAACTGGCCCGGGTCAACGCCATGTGGGACGACGAGACGCTGTACCAGGAGACGAGGCGTCTGGTGACGGCCCAGATCCAGCACGTGACCTACCGCGAGTTCCTGCCCGCTGTGCTGGGCGAGAACTTGGCAGAGAACCTGAAGCTCACGCCCAAATTGGCTGGACATTTCCTCGGTTACGACAGCGACGCCTATCCAGGCAGCCTGGAGGCCGCCGCTTCGGccgctctctctttctccctggCCATGCTTCCGGCCAAATTCGAAACATTCACCATG ACGGGCGATAAGTCTGGAGAGATGGCCACCAACGCCACCGGCCACCTCAACGCCCAGCAGGCTGAAGAACTCCTTTACGGATTGGTCAGCACCATGAGCCGGCGGGTGAGTCTTCACATCGCCAAGGACGTCCGCCGCTCCACCAACGGAATGGACAAAGTCGTCGAGATCCTGATGAGGGGTCGCGATCACGGCCTTCCCGGCTACACGGCTTGGCGCCAGTTCTGCGGATTGTCTCCCATCCGCAATTTCACCGACTTGAGCGACATCGTCTCTTCCACCAACATCGTCCTCCTGGCCAGCGTCTACAGCCACGTCAGTGACATCGATCTGTTCACCGGTGGGCTGGCAGAGACTCCGCTCAAAGGCGCCGTCGTCGGCCCGACCATCGGCTGCATCCTGGCCCATCAGTTCTCGTTGCTCAGGAAATCCGATCGCTTCTGGTACGAGAACGACGTCCCACCTTCATCCTTTTCTCGAG AGCAATTGCAGGAAATTCGCAAGACCAGCCTGGCCGGCATCATCTGCCAGAATTTCGAAATGATCAAATCCATGTCGCCGAAAGTTTTCCACGAAAGAGATAATTTCTT GAATTCACCGATCCCTTGCGATATGATGGTCGATATCGAACTGAGCCCGTGGGTAAGCGATTCACCTGCCATGCAAGTACCGGACGATCTGCTCCGTCAATCGATCCAGCGCGCTTTGATCGACATTTCCCTGCGTCGAGAGAATGAAAAACTTCTTTTCCAAACCA ATAAAGGAGCCAATCCGAAATCTCCACTGGGAATCGCTTCCGCTTTCAGCCGGGCCAGTCCTGCCGCCATTTTCATGTCAAACACGTCGCTCCTGCTGGAATACGCATCCGAAGAATTCATCAACCACCTGGAACA GCCGAAATATGGTCGTGTCAAGAGACAGTTGAATGGATTGCTGGGCAATTTGTTCGGACGGCTGACTCGCCCACTGTCGCAGGGACTCAACAACGTCGACGTGACCCGTTTCGTCCAGCCGGCCGCTGCTCCCAACGTTTGCCGCAACAACGAGGAGACCCTTCCGTGCGACAACACGTCGCCGTTCCGCAAATTCGGAGGATGGTGTAACAATTTGCGCAATCCGACGTTCGGCAAGACACTGACGCCTTTCAACCGTCTCCTGGCCGCCGGCTACGACGACGGGATCGCCCGACCGCGCTGGCGTTCAGTCACTAACCAACCGCTCCCGTCGCCCCGTCTCATCTCCGTCGTGGTCCACCAGGACGTCAGCAACATGCACCGACGCTACACGATGATGCTGACCTACTTTGGCCAGTTCCTCGACCACGACGTCAGCCTGACGCCCATTTCCCGTGGATTCCAGGACGCCATTTTGAATTGCCGCGACTGCGACTCGCCCACCAACGTCCACCCCGAATGCTGGCCCATTCCAATTCCCAGCAACGATCCCTTCTTCCCCAaagtcaacctgcagacgggtcggccagtttgcatgtcctttaCGCGATCCTTGCCCGGTCAGCAGCGATTGGGAGCCCGGGAACAGATGGACATGAACACGGCCTACCTTGACTTGTCCCACGTTTACGGACAGACCCCCTGCGAGTCGCAGCGACTCCGGGCCTTCAGTGGCGGCCGGATGAACATCACCATCTCCCCGTTCCGCGGCAGGGATTTGCTACCCCAAACGAGTCGACTGGCCGAATGTCAAGCGGCTTCCGGCCTGTGTTTTGACGCTGGCGACTCGCGAGCCACCGAGAATCCCGGCCTGAGCGTCCTGCACACGGTCATGGTGCGAGAACACAACCGGATCGCCGGCCAGCTTCAGACTTTCAATCGCCAGTGGGACGACGAGCGGCTGTACATGACGAGCCGGAAGATTACCGGCGCCATCTGGCAGCACGTCATTTACAACGAGTACCTTCCGCGAGTCCTCGGCTGGAACGCCATCAACCTCTACGGCCTCAACCTGCTGACGGAAGGATTCTACGAAGGATACGATTCCAACTGCAACGCCGGAATCTTCAACGAGTTCTCCACGGCCGCCTACCGTTTCGGCCACTCGTTGGTCCGCCCCTTTTTCCCACGAGTCGACGCCTCCTTCCAG GAGAAAACGCCAATCCTTTTGCGTGCCGGTTTCTTCAACTCTGAAATGCTGATGGAGGTGCAGGCCATCGACGAGTTGGTTCGAGGCCTTTTCGTCTCGCCCATGGAGAACCTAGATCAGTTCGTGACGGGCGAGATCACCAATCACCTGTTCGAGGCTAAGACGGTGCCTTTCTCCGGTTTCGATCTGGCGGCCCTCAACATCCAGCGCGGCCGAGATCACGGCCTCCGTCCCTACAACGAATACCGGGCCGCTTGCAACCTGAAACGGGCCACCACCTTCGAAGACCTGAGCCGCGAGATGACGGCCCAAGTCATTGAGCGACTCAAACAAGTTTACGCCTCGGTCGACGACATTGATTTGTGGACGGGCGGTTTGACCGAGACTCCGCTCCAGGGCGGTTTGGTCGGACCCACTTTTGCCTGCGTCATCGGCAACCAATTCCGAAGTTTGAG ACGCTGCGATCGGTTCTGGTACGAGAACGGCAATCAAGCCGGCCGCTTCACTGAGGCTCAATTGGCCGAAATTCGCAAAGTGGCTTTGGCCCGTCTTCTCTGCGAGAATTCCGACACGATCGGCGAGGTGACGCGCTCCGTTTTCGACCTGCCGCACAATTTCCTGAATCCTCGGGTGCCGTGCCGTTCCCTGCCGCCGCTCGACTTGACTCCGTGGCGCGAGCAGGAAAGTGCCAATTGCGTCGTCCTGGGCAAAACCATCGCCCTGGGAGCCTCGTCGCTCGTTTCTCCCTGTACATCTTGTACCTGCACAGCTGAAGGA CCGCAGTGTCAGTCGCTGCGAGTCAACTGCCAGCAGCTGCTCACCGATGTTGGTCGGGATGCCATCCTGGCCGACAGCGTCTGCCGCGTTCAATGCGCTTTCCTCGTCAATCCCGCTCCGGCCGCACCGGCTCCTCCACCGGCTCAACCTGCGCCGCAACGACCCcctcaacaacagcaaggTGGACCGCCACCTCGTCAACCGCAGCGAGGCGCTCGTTTACTGCCCAACTTGTTGAATCTCTTTGGTTAA